A window of Roseovarius sp. THAF27 contains these coding sequences:
- a CDS encoding TrkH family potassium uptake protein: protein MVDFRPVGYVIGLTVMALGLAMVLPMMVDIAEGRGHWQVFAESAILTVLVGGLVALSCRNGVREGLTIQQTFLLTTGVWVILPIFGAMPFMFGATNSSLVDAFFEAMSGLTTTGSTVLSGLDTLPKGLNLWRGILQWLGGIGIVIVAMVFLPELRVGGMQIFRSEAFDTMGKILPRATEIASRISVIYLGLTLACTACYMMTGMNAFDATMHALTTVSTGGFSSYDASFGTFQGPAEWVATAFMILAALPFVRYVQLLGGSNVLLKDSQVRAFLMTIGVLIVGTAVILMSIFPHHPEQALREAAFNITSIISGTGYASVDYMEWGTFLIAVFFFLGLIGGCAGSTSCSIKIFRYQLLFASVRAQLQRIYSPHGVFTPRYDGRPISDDVLTSVMSFFVFFVVTLGLVAVALGMTGLDFTTSVSGAATAVANIGPGLGEVIGPSGNFQPLNDTAKWILIAAMLIGRLEMLAVYAIFTLSFWRA, encoded by the coding sequence ATGGTGGATTTTCGCCCGGTTGGATATGTGATTGGCCTGACGGTCATGGCGCTGGGCCTGGCGATGGTCCTGCCGATGATGGTGGATATCGCGGAAGGGCGCGGCCACTGGCAGGTTTTCGCGGAAAGCGCGATCCTGACGGTTCTGGTCGGTGGCCTTGTGGCGCTGTCGTGCAGGAACGGCGTGCGCGAAGGCCTGACGATTCAGCAGACATTTCTTCTGACGACCGGGGTCTGGGTGATCCTGCCGATCTTCGGCGCGATGCCGTTCATGTTCGGGGCCACCAATTCGAGCCTGGTGGATGCCTTCTTCGAGGCGATGTCGGGCCTCACGACGACCGGCTCGACGGTCCTGTCGGGGCTGGACACGCTGCCGAAGGGGCTGAACCTGTGGCGCGGTATCCTGCAATGGCTGGGGGGGATCGGGATCGTCATCGTGGCGATGGTGTTCCTGCCCGAATTGCGTGTCGGCGGGATGCAGATCTTCCGCTCGGAAGCGTTCGATACGATGGGAAAGATCCTGCCGCGCGCGACCGAGATCGCGTCGCGCATCTCGGTGATCTACCTCGGGCTGACGCTGGCCTGTACGGCCTGCTACATGATGACGGGGATGAACGCGTTCGACGCCACCATGCACGCGCTGACGACGGTGTCGACGGGCGGCTTTTCGTCCTATGATGCGTCCTTCGGCACCTTCCAGGGGCCGGCGGAATGGGTGGCGACGGCGTTCATGATCCTCGCGGCACTGCCCTTCGTGCGTTACGTGCAATTGCTGGGCGGCAGCAACGTTCTGTTGAAGGACAGTCAGGTCCGGGCCTTCCTGATGACCATCGGTGTCCTGATCGTGGGCACCGCCGTCATCCTGATGTCGATCTTTCCGCACCATCCCGAACAGGCGCTGCGCGAGGCGGCGTTCAACATCACCTCGATCATCAGCGGCACGGGCTATGCCAGCGTGGACTACATGGAATGGGGAACCTTCCTGATCGCGGTGTTCTTTTTCCTTGGCCTGATCGGGGGCTGCGCCGGGTCGACCAGCTGTTCGATCAAGATCTTCCGCTACCAGTTGCTGTTCGCCTCGGTCAGGGCGCAGTTGCAGCGGATCTATTCGCCGCATGGCGTGTTCACGCCGCGCTATGACGGCCGGCCGATTTCCGATGACGTTCTGACGTCGGTCATGTCCTTCTTCGTGTTCTTTGTGGTCACGCTAGGCCTGGTGGCCGTGGCGCTTGGCATGACGGGCCTGGATTTCACCACCTCGGTGTCGGGGGCCGCGACGGCAGTGGCCAATATCGGCCCGGGGCTGGGGGAGGTGATCGGGCCTTCGGGGAACTTCCAGCCGCTCAACGACACGGCCAAGTGGATCCTGATCGCCGCGATGCTGATCGGGCGGCTGGAGATGCTGGCCGTCTACGCCATTTTCACACTGTCATTCTGGAGAGCCTGA
- a CDS encoding 5-guanidino-2-oxopentanoate decarboxylase, whose protein sequence is MTQRPLGAQISHMLKARGVDVIFGIPGVHNVEMYRGIEEAGIRHVLARHEQGAGFMADGYARASGKPGVAYVITGPGLTNVMTPMGQAYSDSVPMLVISSCLDETAARRGQLHQMIDQEGAARCICDWSFEVKSAGATYGLIERAFNEFTSARPRTKHLQVPIALGGSLADPAPTPVEARAKRPVARAEDVAAVAEALQEASTPMILFGGGSVGAGEAARAVVERSGAATITTYAGRGVVGADLPLDFGAYLARPDSAEVLARADLVLVVGSELSEIDLWRDELGHKGRMIRVDVDPVELEHPRAELCILSDAGAFLAALAESLPERAEPKWDAAEVAATKTRWRAEVVAERPGIVPVVDALHQACPAETMIYSDMTQFAYAAKEVWPMDRPGHWHHPFGYGTLGYGMPAAIGGAIARDGKPTLAICGDSGFQYTMQELGTAVEHGLPLPIILWDNGKLKEIEDAMIRSQIAPNAVVARNPDFCALAQAYGAHAVQPGSLEDMGRAVRGAFDADRPTLIHVKAGIGG, encoded by the coding sequence ATGACCCAACGACCGCTCGGTGCGCAGATATCCCACATGTTGAAGGCCCGCGGGGTCGACGTGATCTTCGGTATTCCCGGCGTGCATAACGTGGAGATGTATCGCGGCATCGAGGAGGCCGGCATCCGCCACGTGCTGGCGCGGCACGAGCAGGGGGCGGGGTTCATGGCCGACGGCTATGCCCGGGCCTCGGGCAAGCCGGGGGTGGCCTATGTCATCACCGGGCCGGGGCTGACCAACGTGATGACGCCGATGGGGCAGGCCTATTCGGACAGCGTGCCGATGCTGGTGATCTCGAGCTGCCTGGACGAGACGGCGGCGCGGCGCGGACAGTTGCACCAGATGATCGACCAGGAGGGTGCGGCGCGCTGCATCTGCGACTGGAGCTTTGAGGTGAAATCGGCCGGGGCGACCTATGGCCTGATCGAGCGCGCGTTCAACGAGTTTACCTCCGCCAGGCCGCGCACAAAGCACTTGCAGGTACCGATCGCCCTGGGCGGCAGCCTTGCCGATCCAGCACCGACCCCTGTCGAGGCGCGCGCCAAGCGGCCCGTGGCACGGGCCGAGGACGTGGCAGCTGTGGCCGAGGCACTGCAAGAGGCCAGCACGCCCATGATCCTGTTTGGCGGCGGCAGCGTAGGGGCAGGCGAAGCGGCCCGGGCGGTGGTCGAGCGCAGCGGGGCGGCGACGATCACCACCTATGCCGGGCGTGGTGTGGTGGGGGCCGATCTTCCGCTCGATTTCGGGGCTTACCTGGCGCGGCCCGATAGCGCCGAGGTGCTGGCGCGGGCCGACCTGGTTCTGGTCGTGGGTTCGGAGCTGTCCGAGATCGATCTGTGGCGGGACGAATTGGGCCACAAGGGCCGCATGATCCGGGTGGATGTCGACCCCGTCGAATTGGAGCACCCCCGCGCGGAGTTGTGCATCCTGTCCGACGCGGGCGCGTTCTTGGCGGCGCTGGCCGAGAGCCTGCCCGAGCGCGCCGAACCGAAATGGGATGCGGCGGAGGTGGCGGCCACCAAGACCCGCTGGCGGGCGGAGGTGGTGGCCGAGCGACCTGGGATCGTGCCCGTGGTCGATGCGCTCCACCAGGCTTGCCCGGCTGAGACGATGATCTATTCGGACATGACGCAGTTTGCCTATGCCGCAAAGGAGGTCTGGCCGATGGACCGGCCCGGCCATTGGCATCATCCCTTCGGATACGGCACGTTGGGCTACGGTATGCCTGCCGCCATCGGCGGGGCCATCGCGCGGGATGGAAAACCGACACTGGCCATCTGCGGCGACAGCGGATTTCAATACACCATGCAAGAGCTGGGCACGGCGGTCGAGCATGGCCTGCCGCTGCCGATCATCCTGTGGGACAACGGGAAGCTGAAAGAGATCGAAGACGCGATGATCCGGTCCCAGATCGCGCCCAACGCGGTGGTCGCGCGCAACCCGGATTTCTGTGCGCTGGCGCAGGCCTATGGCGCCCATGCCGTGCAGCCCGGCAGCCTGGAGGACATGGGGCGGGCGGTGCGCGGGGCGTTCGACGCGGACCGCCCGACGCTGATTCACGTCAAGGCCGGGATCGGGGGCTGA